The genomic DNA CGTCCTGTCCAGCCTGCGTAATGTTTCTTGCATGCCAAAACCTGGACTTGACGCATTAGGGAGGTTGCGATATGTCGTCTCGCGTTGATCGAGTCATGGTGAATGACTCCTATGACGATATTTATGAGTTTGCTCGTTCCCAAAATTGGACTGATGGGCTCCCTATCGTGCCTCCCACGGAAGAACGAGTAGCCCGGATGCTGGGTGACCGGCCTCCTGTAAAGGTAATAGCTCAACTAGAGCCTCAGAATGGCGAAGCCACTTTAGAACGTCTGGCTGTCAACGCGGTGATGGCGGGGTGCCTGCCATCTTACTTTCCCGTAATCATCGCTGCTGCCGAGGCCATGGCGGATCCATTGCTGGGCATGTACCACGTGAACACAACTACAAATTCCGTGGGTCTCTTATCTGTCATCAATGGTCCCATCCGCCACAAACTTGGAATCAACGGGAGCTACGGGTGTTTTGGACCAGGATGGCATCCCAACGCAACAATTGGTCGGGCCATTCGACTGATTCAATTGAACATTGGCGGGTCGATTCCGGGACCAGTTTCCAAATCGACTATGGGCTCTCCGTGGCGGTACACGGGTGTTATTGGGGAGAACCAGGAGAAAAACCCGTGGGAGCCGTTGCACGTGGAGCGCGGGTTTCGGCCGGAAGATAGCACCATTTCGATGCTCGGCGTGGCCAGCTTCTGCAACCTTTCAGATATTTGGAGTAGGACGGCGGAAGACATTTTGACCACCTTGGCGTCGGCCATGCGATGGCCAGGTATTCATGTTATTCGCTACCACAAAGGCCATAATCTCATCGTCTTGAATCCCGATCACGCAGCCATTATGCATCGGGATGGATATTCCAAGCAGTCCGTACGCGAGTACCTGTTTGAGCACACGAAACGTATTCCTCTCTCGGACTTCTCACGCCCTGAGCAGGAGCGATTTATCAAGGGCGGAAGGGTCGTTGACAATACGGTCCAGGGTGCCCCAAGCCCGGATAGTTTTATTGTGACTGTTGCAGGCGGCAACGGAGGCCTGCATTCATTGTTTCTGCCGAGTCTCACATCATCAACGATGGTAACTCGACTTATCCCCGAATAGCTCCGATGATAACCCTCGAAGAAAGCTCACGCATGTCTTGACTCAACAATCTGTAGCTGGCAAGCGAACAAAAACAGTCACAGGGAGGGTTTTATGAAGAATCAAGGTGCTGGTTTCTTTCTAAGCTGTCTCGTCACGGTTGGCATCATGGCGCAAGCTTGCGCCCCGCAGACAAATCCCTCCCTTCCCGCCGCTGCCAACACTCCCGTGACTCGTCCCAGTCCCGCTGTCCCTCAGACGACTGTCCCGACGCCTGGGCCGCGAACCCCGACTGCGCAGCCTGCGCCTGCTCCTGCCCCATCGCTATCTGGCCCAACTTCCACTCCCACTACTGGCAAAGCTGCACCCAAGCGTGGCGGGGTACTCCTCGTGGCAACTCACGGAGATCCCGACACTTATGATGTTCATCAGGAGACCGGGCTCCCGACTATCATCAGCCTTCGAAATGTCTACGAAGGACTTGTCAAATACGATTATCTACGTCACAGCGAAATCGTACCCGAGCTCGCTGAACGCTGGGATGTCAGCGCGGACGGCACCGTTTATACATTCCGTCTGAGGCCAAACGTCAAGTGGCACGACGGTAAGCCCTTCACCGCGGACGATGCCGCCTTCAGCATGATGCGGATGGCCCATCCCGAAAATTACAACGCCATCAGCCCAAGGGGTTCTGCTCTCCTGGCTGCACTGGACAAGGTGGATGTAATAGACCCCTCCACTATTCGTGTGACATTAAAGATCCCTTCCGCGTCCTTTTTGCCCAGCCTTGCGACCGACTGGATTCTCATGATGCCCAAGCACACGATTCAAGCTGCGGGGGACATGAAAAGAACCGTCAACGGTACTGGGCCCTTCGTTTGGGTCAAACACGACCGAGGTGTCAGCATAGAGTTGGTCAAGAACAAGGCCTATTATGACCAGTCCTTGCCCTATCTGGAGGGGATAACGTTCTACACCATCCTCGACGGCAATACTAGATTCGCTGCGTTTCGCGCCGGACGAGTGAGAATGACCTCCATGGGCGGGTCTTCCCTGTCGTCTCAGCAGGCAGATATCCTCCAAAAGGAGATGGCGGACAGGGTGACCGTGAAGGAGCATTCCGCGTTGGCGCGCTTCGTTCTATTGACGAACGTAGCTCGAGAACCGTTCAACGACCCGCGGGTGCGGCAGGCCGTACACCTCGCCCTGGACCGCAAGAACCTGATAAAAGTGGACGCAAACGCGGGCGTCATCGGCGCCGCGATGCCTTCGCAAGGCGCGTGGGGCTTCAC from Dehalococcoidia bacterium includes the following:
- a CDS encoding ABC transporter substrate-binding protein, with translation MATHGDPDTYDVHQETGLPTIISLRNVYEGLVKYDYLRHSEIVPELAERWDVSADGTVYTFRLRPNVKWHDGKPFTADDAAFSMMRMAHPENYNAISPRGSALLAALDKVDVIDPSTIRVTLKIPSASFLPSLATDWILMMPKHTIQAAGDMKRTVNGTGPFVWVKHDRGVSIELVKNKAYYDQSLPYLEGITFYTILDGNTRFAAFRAGRVRMTSMGGSSLSSQQADILQKEMADRVTVKEHSALARFVLLTNVAREPFNDPRVRQAVHLALDRKNLIKVDANAGVIGAAMPSQGAWGFTPDELGNLPGYRQPRDADVAEAKRLLSEAGYSKGLKVGILGLAGRNQLAPVVQQQMAAVGINIQPIEENVLPVVYERFAAGRFDLALFPFSEALDDPDLFFALYTTGSTRNYGGFSDKQIDELFQQEKQTLDVAQRKALVRKAQQRLLDLAVHPILFWNVSKRAWWNEVKDYLPAPGSFVNLKMDRVWLDR